A genome region from Arachis duranensis cultivar V14167 chromosome 8, aradu.V14167.gnm2.J7QH, whole genome shotgun sequence includes the following:
- the LOC107462680 gene encoding uncharacterized protein LOC107462680, translated as MRIPTRIAITLTHSASAASNHNRSCYSTCRAVLVPSFGGPEVLQLHPNVQVPPLKPNEVLVRSRAVSINPLDTRMRSGYGRSLFEPLLPIILGRDVSGEVAAVGASVRSVSIGQEVFGALHPTAVRGTYTDYAILPEDEITPKPSSLSHVEASAIPFAALTAWRALKSTARITEGQRILVVGGGGAVGFAAIQIAVATGCHVATTCGGQSIERLLAAGAEQAVDYITEDVEVAIKGKFDAVLDTIGVPETERMGINFLKQGGHYMTLQGEAASLADRFGLAVGLPAAKVAELQKQIRYRYSHGIDYSWTYMRADIEGLIEIRKLCEAGKLKIPVDKTYPITQVREAHEAKDKKLIPGKVVLELD; from the exons ATGAGGATCCCGACAAGAATTGCAATCACTCTCACACACTCTGCTAGCGCTGCTTCCAATCATAATCGCAGCTGCTACTCCACTTGCCGCGCCGTTCTTGTTCCCTCATTCGGCGGTCCCGAGGTTCTGCAACTGCACCCCAACGTCCAAGTCCCTCCCTTGAAGCCCAACGAAGTTCTCGTTCGCTCTCGCGCCGTTTCCATCAACCCCTTGGACACTCGC ATGCGTTCTGGCTATGGGCGTTCCCTTTTTGAGCCGCTCTTGCCTATCATCTTGGGCCGCGACGTCAGCGGCGAGGTTGCAGCCGTTGGAGCTTCGGTGAGGTCGGTGAGCATCGGACAGGAGGTTTTTGGGGCTTTGCATCCAACTGCTGTGAGGGGTACTTATACTGATTATGCTATTCTACCTGAAGATGAGATTACTCCAAAGCCTAGTTCACTTTCGCATGTG gAAGCAAGTGCAATACCTTTTGCTGCACTAACGGCTTGGCGTGCTCTAAAAAGTACTGCCAGAATAACTGAAGG ACAAAGGATATTAGTAGTGGGAGGTGGAGGAGCAGTAGGTTTTGCTGCAATTCAGATTGCAGTAGCTACTGGTTGTCATGTTGCAACCACTTGTGGAGGTCAAAGCATTGAGCGACTATTAGCAGCTGGTGCTGAGCAGGCTGTTGACTATATTACTGAG GATGTGGAAGTAGCTATAAAGGGGAAGTTCGATGCTGTTTTGGACACGATTGGTGTGCCAGAGACAGAAAGGATGGGCATTAATTTTCTGAAGCAAGGTGGGCACTACATGACACTTCAG GGTGAGGCAGCATCTTTGGCTGATCGGTTTGGACTGGCAGTTGGGCTTCCTGCAGCTAAAGTTGCCGAGTTACAAAAACAGATTCGATACCGATACTCTCATGGAATAG ATTACTCATGGACATACATGAGGGCTGACATAGAAGGTCTAATTGAGATTCGAAAGCTATGTGAAGCTGGAAAGTTGAAGATACCTGTTGATAAAACATATCCCATAACACAAGTAAGGGAGGCTCATGAGGCAAAAGACAAGAAGTTGATTCCAGGTAAAGTGGTGCTGGAACTTGATTAA